The Clostridioides difficile genome has a segment encoding these proteins:
- a CDS encoding TetR/AcrR family transcriptional regulator: MSVSRDIVIQVASDIVDKEGLNKLSLKVVAEKLSIRTPSLYNHIGSLDDLLQEVAHNGMREMNKQMEKVAIGNSGDTAIKSVSIAYFNFIIAHPGVYETIQWATWHGNNETLEIFEEYKSLLEKLILSCNLRTKNIDEVLNLLMSVIHGYSTLQLGKALLNSEESIKGLSNAIDTLLLGIHKKYD, translated from the coding sequence ATGAGTGTTAGTAGAGATATAGTAATACAGGTAGCATCTGATATAGTCGATAAAGAGGGGCTTAACAAGCTTTCTTTAAAAGTTGTTGCAGAAAAATTAAGTATACGTACACCATCTTTATATAATCATATAGGAAGCTTAGATGATTTATTGCAAGAGGTTGCTCATAATGGAATGAGGGAAATGAATAAGCAGATGGAGAAGGTTGCTATTGGTAATTCTGGAGATACAGCTATAAAGTCTGTAAGTATTGCATATTTTAACTTTATAATTGCTCATCCTGGGGTTTATGAAACAATTCAATGGGCTACTTGGCATGGAAACAATGAAACATTAGAGATATTTGAAGAATATAAATCGCTATTAGAAAAACTTATTCTTTCCTGTAATTTGAGAACAAAGAATATAGATGAAGTATTAAATTTGTTGATGAGTGTGATTCATGGATATTCAACTTTACAACTTGGAAAAGCTCTTTTAAATTCAGAAGAATCTATAAAAGGTCTATCTAATGCTATTGATACTTTACTATTAGGTATTCATAAAAAGTATGACTAA
- a CDS encoding GNAT family N-acetyltransferase, translated as MYEKYLIKELKEHDIRNALNLIWNVFEEFESPDYCDEGIKSFHEFIEYNSIIEKVKEKSIFFWGCFDCEKLIGVLAIRDLSHICMLFVDKNYHKRGVAKKLMAIGVRYCTESKDDLTEVTVNSSPYAVEVYHKLGFKDTNVEQIVNGIRFTPMKLLISN; from the coding sequence ATGTATGAAAAGTACCTAATAAAAGAATTAAAAGAACATGACATTAGAAATGCATTAAATTTAATTTGGAATGTATTTGAAGAATTTGAGTCTCCAGATTATTGTGATGAGGGAATTAAGTCATTCCATGAATTTATAGAATATAACTCTATTATTGAAAAAGTCAAAGAAAAATCTATTTTCTTTTGGGGTTGTTTTGATTGTGAAAAATTAATTGGAGTTCTGGCTATCAGAGACCTAAGTCATATATGTATGTTATTTGTAGATAAAAATTATCACAAACGTGGGGTTGCAAAAAAATTAATGGCTATAGGTGTAAGGTATTGTACTGAAAGCAAAGATGATTTAACTGAAGTAACTGTAAATTCATCACCTTATGCTGTTGAAGTTTACCATAAATTAGGATTTAAAGATACTAATGTTGAACAGATTGTTAATGGTATACGTTTTACTCCAATGAAGCTATTAATATCAAATTAA
- a CDS encoding N-acetyltransferase gives MQIIDINLNNIDNEHICCAITEKKGENCVSSKKSWMKSNFDKGLVFKRLNERGKVFIEYIPAENAWCPIIANDYMYINCFWVSGKFKGQGYSNLLLQKCIDDAKSKGKHGLVVLSSEKKLPFLSDSKYLKYKGFYLADTSKPSYELLYFPFTDNAPIPRFKDCVKQSKQNENGIVLYYSNQCPHTAKYAPILKKIANSRGIEVNLIKFETAKEAQNAPAPFTTYSLFFNGEFITNEILSEKKIEKFLDSKSF, from the coding sequence ATGCAGATTATAGATATAAATTTAAACAATATTGACAATGAACATATATGTTGTGCAATTACTGAAAAAAAGGGAGAAAACTGTGTTTCTTCTAAAAAATCTTGGATGAAAAGTAATTTTGATAAAGGTCTTGTATTTAAAAGATTAAATGAAAGAGGTAAAGTTTTTATAGAATATATCCCAGCAGAAAATGCATGGTGTCCTATTATTGCAAATGATTATATGTATATTAATTGTTTTTGGGTATCTGGAAAATTTAAAGGACAAGGATATTCTAATTTATTACTACAAAAATGTATTGATGATGCAAAATCAAAAGGAAAACATGGGTTAGTTGTACTTTCATCTGAAAAAAAATTACCTTTTTTATCTGACTCTAAGTATCTAAAGTATAAAGGATTTTATTTGGCAGATACATCAAAACCAAGTTATGAACTATTGTATTTTCCATTTACTGATAATGCACCCATTCCACGCTTTAAAGATTGTGTAAAACAAAGCAAACAAAATGAGAATGGTATAGTTTTATATTACAGTAATCAGTGTCCACATACTGCAAAATATGCTCCTATTTTAAAAAAAATTGCGAATTCTAGAGGTATTGAAGTAAATCTCATAAAATTTGAAACAGCAAAAGAAGCACAAAATGCTCCTGCACCATTTACTACATATAGTCTTTTTTTCAATGGGGAATTTATAACAAATGAGATACTTTCCGAGAAAAAAATTGAAAAATTTTTAGATAGTAAAAGTTTTTAA
- a CDS encoding response regulator transcription factor: MQIDVLIIDGDKNDSQKLKSFLEEKGINVYLAYNCKEAIGKIFSQKFDLIFLEIILTDGDGWDFCKKIRNVTTCPIIHMTYINEDQSILNALNSGGDDYLIKPLNLEILYAKMKAILRRVNNNKGNIKLEEYNRVSGVIKLENKMIKLTPTENRLLNYFIENAEKTLTIKEIYEDVWQNDYLDDNYSVVVAVNGLRKKIEKDYKNPQKIITIREIGYYFNRV, from the coding sequence ATGCAAATTGATGTATTGATAATTGATGGAGACAAGAATGATTCTCAAAAACTGAAAAGTTTTTTAGAAGAAAAAGGGATAAATGTCTATTTGGCATATAATTGTAAAGAAGCTATTGGAAAGATATTTAGCCAGAAATTTGATTTAATATTTTTGGAGATAATTTTGACTGACGGTGATGGTTGGGATTTTTGTAAAAAAATTAGAAATGTAACTACTTGCCCAATTATTCATATGACTTACATAAATGAAGATCAAAGTATTTTAAATGCTTTAAATTCTGGTGGAGATGATTATTTAATAAAGCCTTTAAATTTAGAAATATTATATGCAAAAATGAAAGCCATTTTAAGAAGAGTAAATAATAATAAAGGTAACATAAAGTTAGAAGAATATAACAGGGTTAGTGGAGTAATAAAATTAGAAAATAAAATGATAAAATTAACTCCAACAGAGAATAGGTTATTAAATTACTTTATAGAGAATGCTGAAAAGACTCTAACTATTAAAGAGATATATGAAGATGTATGGCAGAATGACTATTTAGATGATAATTATAGTGTAGTAGTTGCTGTGAATGGATTAAGAAAGAAAATAGAGAAAGATTATAAAAATCCTCAAAAGATTATAACAATAAGAGAAATAGGCTATTATTTTAATAGGGTATAA
- a CDS encoding CPBP family intramembrane metalloprotease, which yields MKLQEKWIDLLNPKYIENEVKRKKIQIIIFFSITFGLTYLLGLLLYFNKFIDPENFASFMMILPLSSVAVAKFYTEGITNDKYKFYSSIILFFLIYLFLLIIELLNLINNQQFQSLNTILIIISSLFIIIYSDSIKDLYPIKNIKIGSLLILYFILSKIIPISLSLIIQGNQPNYEGILNYILSLMMSFFSIYLFFGEEYGWRGFLQDIFFDKLGKKIGIIALSMCWSLWHLPLIFTLYTPETPVLGLISRSIYIFGISIFLGYVYMKTKNIWFCAIIHALNNTSFLISDSSITYGSTITYSDIVEISILILILYVPFLFTKEYKQNT from the coding sequence TTGAAATTACAAGAAAAATGGATTGATTTATTAAACCCAAAATATATTGAAAATGAAGTAAAAAGAAAGAAGATTCAGATTATAATATTTTTTTCTATAACTTTTGGTTTAACTTATTTATTAGGTCTTCTACTATATTTCAATAAATTTATTGACCCAGAAAATTTTGCATCATTCATGATGATACTGCCCTTATCTTCAGTTGCAGTTGCAAAATTTTATACAGAAGGAATAACTAATGATAAATATAAATTTTATTCATCAATAATATTATTTTTTCTAATTTACTTATTTTTACTTATTATTGAATTATTAAACTTAATAAATAATCAACAATTTCAATCATTAAATACTATATTGATTATTATAAGTAGTTTATTTATTATTATTTATTCTGATAGTATAAAAGATTTGTATCCTATAAAAAATATTAAAATAGGTTCTTTATTAATACTTTATTTTATACTTTCCAAAATTATTCCAATATCACTTAGCCTAATAATACAAGGAAATCAACCCAACTATGAAGGTATTTTGAATTATATATTATCTTTGATGATGTCATTCTTCTCTATATATCTTTTTTTTGGTGAAGAATATGGCTGGAGAGGGTTTTTGCAAGATATTTTTTTTGATAAATTAGGTAAAAAAATAGGTATTATAGCACTAAGCATGTGCTGGAGTTTATGGCATTTACCTCTAATATTTACATTATATACACCTGAAACACCAGTGTTAGGTTTAATATCTCGCTCAATATACATATTTGGAATTTCAATATTTTTAGGATATGTGTACATGAAGACTAAAAATATATGGTTTTGTGCTATAATCCACGCTTTAAATAATACATCTTTTCTTATATCAGATTCTAGTATTACCTATGGTTCAACTATTACTTATTCTGATATAGTAGAAATATCAATACTTATTTTAATTCTTTATGTTCCATTTCTATTCACAAAAGAATATAAACAAAACACATAA
- a CDS encoding GNAT family N-acetyltransferase — translation MILKTKRLTLIPLSLRQLELWISNNAELEKELDCIYCAEPMIDFFYDIVKGQLNIAKKDEKNILFYTFWFIMLNENRTIIGSVDFKNVPNSYGEIEIGYGLGEDYKKQGYMTEAVKEMCSWGLSQPNVSSVIAETEAYNTDSQNVLLRCGFKLYHNSDTKWWKLTI, via the coding sequence ATGATATTAAAAACAAAAAGATTAACTTTAATTCCACTCTCACTTCGTCAACTTGAACTTTGGATTTCCAACAATGCAGAACTAGAAAAGGAATTGGATTGTATTTATTGTGCAGAACCAATGATTGATTTTTTTTATGATATTGTAAAAGGACAATTAAATATTGCTAAAAAAGATGAAAAAAATATATTATTTTATACATTTTGGTTTATTATGTTAAATGAAAACCGTACAATTATAGGGTCAGTCGATTTTAAAAATGTACCAAATTCTTATGGTGAAATTGAGATTGGTTATGGATTAGGTGAGGATTATAAAAAACAAGGATATATGACAGAAGCTGTTAAAGAGATGTGTAGTTGGGGATTAAGCCAACCAAATGTTTCTTCTGTGATAGCTGAAACTGAGGCTTACAATACAGATTCACAAAATGTTTTATTAAGATGTGGTTTTAAGTTGTACCATAACTCGGATACAAAGTGGTGGAAATTAACAATATAG
- the argC gene encoding N-acetyl-gamma-glutamyl-phosphate reductase codes for MSKIKVGIIGATGYVGVELLRLLINHEEVEVTAIGSNSYIDKDIVDIYPSIGYENSMMCIENEKVIDMCDVVFTALPHGVSEKFAIKAIESKKKVIDLGADFRIKDEEIYSKWYGVSFIDKILHKKAVYGLSEIYQEDIENADIVANPGCYPTSISLPLMPLLSSKLIKNNNIIIDSKSGLTGAGRELSTSSHFTEVNENITAYKIGKHRHTPEIEQNLSEAYKGNVDVVFTPNLIPVNRGILSTIYCIKEDNVSIDDIHKKLTDYYEYKDFVEILPLEKISSLKNVIYSNKCVISVHENKDALIICSTIDNMIKGAAGQAIQNMNIMFGIEETTGLKHIAPSF; via the coding sequence ATGAGTAAAATAAAAGTTGGGATTATTGGAGCAACTGGATATGTTGGTGTAGAATTACTAAGATTATTAATAAATCACGAAGAAGTAGAAGTTACTGCTATAGGTTCAAATTCATATATTGACAAAGATATAGTTGATATATACCCAAGCATAGGTTATGAAAATAGTATGATGTGTATAGAAAATGAAAAAGTCATTGATATGTGTGATGTTGTATTTACTGCTCTTCCACATGGAGTAAGTGAAAAATTTGCAATAAAAGCAATCGAATCTAAAAAGAAAGTCATAGATTTAGGTGCTGATTTTAGAATAAAAGATGAAGAAATATATAGTAAATGGTATGGAGTATCCTTTATAGATAAAATTTTACACAAAAAAGCTGTATATGGATTAAGTGAGATATATCAAGAAGATATAGAAAATGCTGATATAGTTGCAAATCCAGGATGTTATCCTACTAGTATTTCTTTACCATTGATGCCATTACTAAGTTCTAAATTAATAAAAAATAATAATATAATAATTGACTCTAAATCAGGTCTTACAGGAGCTGGTAGAGAGTTATCAACAAGTAGTCATTTTACAGAAGTTAATGAGAATATAACTGCATATAAAATAGGAAAACATAGACATACTCCAGAAATAGAACAAAATCTAAGTGAAGCATATAAAGGAAATGTAGATGTAGTTTTTACACCAAATCTAATTCCAGTAAATAGAGGGATATTATCAACTATATACTGCATAAAAGAAGATAATGTATCTATAGATGATATACATAAAAAATTAACTGATTATTATGAATATAAAGATTTTGTAGAAATACTCCCATTAGAGAAGATAAGTTCTTTAAAAAATGTTATATATTCAAATAAATGTGTAATATCAGTACATGAAAATAAAGATGCATTAATAATTTGTTCAACTATAGACAATATGATTAAAGGAGCAGCAGGGCAAGCCATACAAAATATGAATATAATGTTTGGAATCGAGGAGACTACAGGATTAAAGCATATTGCACCATCATTTTAG
- the argJ gene encoding bifunctional glutamate N-acetyltransferase/amino-acid acetyltransferase ArgJ, giving the protein MEIIKGGVTVPEGFVASGIHCGLRKNKEKRDLALVYSDILCDAAAVVTQNKVKGNPVYVTQEHIKNGKAQAIIVNSANANTFNGKEGLINAYKMAKFTSEKLNIKEEDVLVASTGVIGKPLNIDLIEKNMDELVSNLSKQGHIGAREAIMTTDIIKKEIAVAIMYGDKKITIGGMAKGSGMIHPNMATTLGFITTDANIDSVLLKEALKSAVDKSFNRVSVDGDTSTNDMVMILANGKAKNERMDEKDEHYQVFLSALTYVCIELAKLVAKDGEGCTKLIECYINGALSEEHAVKLAKTVISSSLVKTAVFGADANWGRILCALGYAGEEIDMEKVDIIFESMKGYIEVCKQGNGLDFNEEKAKKILEDDEISILVDLNMGNARGNAWGCDLSYDYVRINGSYRN; this is encoded by the coding sequence ATGGAGATTATAAAAGGTGGAGTTACAGTTCCAGAAGGGTTTGTTGCTTCAGGAATTCACTGTGGCTTGAGAAAAAATAAAGAAAAGAGGGATTTAGCTTTAGTTTATTCAGATATTTTATGTGATGCAGCAGCAGTAGTTACTCAAAATAAAGTTAAAGGAAATCCAGTTTATGTAACACAGGAGCATATTAAAAATGGAAAAGCACAAGCGATTATAGTTAATAGTGCTAATGCTAACACATTTAATGGCAAAGAAGGTCTTATAAATGCATATAAAATGGCTAAATTTACTAGTGAAAAATTAAATATCAAAGAAGAGGATGTTTTGGTTGCATCTACTGGTGTCATAGGAAAACCATTAAATATAGATTTAATAGAAAAAAATATGGATGAGTTAGTGAGTAATCTCAGTAAACAAGGTCATATTGGAGCAAGAGAAGCGATTATGACAACTGACATTATAAAGAAAGAAATAGCAGTAGCAATAATGTATGGAGATAAAAAAATAACTATTGGAGGTATGGCAAAAGGTTCAGGAATGATACATCCTAATATGGCAACAACATTGGGATTTATAACAACAGATGCAAATATTGATAGTGTTCTCTTAAAAGAAGCTCTAAAGAGTGCAGTTGATAAAAGTTTTAATAGAGTTAGTGTAGATGGAGATACAAGTACTAACGATATGGTAATGATTTTGGCAAATGGAAAAGCGAAAAATGAGAGAATGGATGAAAAAGACGAACATTATCAAGTATTTTTAAGTGCACTTACATATGTTTGTATAGAACTTGCTAAACTTGTTGCTAAAGATGGAGAAGGATGTACAAAATTAATTGAATGCTATATAAATGGAGCGCTAAGCGAAGAACATGCAGTAAAGTTAGCAAAAACAGTTATATCTTCTTCGTTGGTAAAGACAGCTGTATTTGGAGCTGATGCAAACTGGGGAAGAATATTGTGTGCTTTAGGTTATGCAGGGGAAGAAATAGATATGGAAAAAGTTGATATTATTTTTGAAAGTATGAAAGGATACATAGAAGTATGTAAACAGGGAAATGGGTTAGATTTCAATGAAGAAAAAGCGAAAAAAATTCTTGAAGATGATGAAATAAGTATATTAGTAGATTTGAACATGGGAAATGCTAGAGGAAATGCATGGGGATGTGATTTAAGTTATGATTATGTAAGAATAAATGGAAGTTATAGAAATTAG
- the argB gene encoding acetylglutamate kinase, translated as MIDIEKANTLIEALPYIEKHQGKTIVVKYGGSAMKKDGLKESVMEDLVLMSYVGINIVLVHGGGAEINKMLAKVDIESKFVNGLRYTDEETMEIVKMVLAGKVNKDLVNKIHTKGGRAVGLCGIDNNMILCDPYKNYELGFVGEIKKVNVELIESCLKSGYISVIATIGVGDDGETYNINGDTAASAIAKELNADKLILLTDVPGLLRDPDEEKSLITEVILKDVDKLFDEGIITGGMIPKIHGCVDALNNGVNRVHILDGRVPHSIITELFTDSGIGTLIRKENE; from the coding sequence ATGATTGATATAGAAAAAGCAAATACACTGATAGAAGCTTTACCATATATAGAGAAGCATCAAGGAAAAACTATTGTAGTTAAGTATGGTGGAAGTGCAATGAAGAAAGATGGTTTAAAAGAGTCTGTTATGGAAGACCTTGTACTTATGAGTTATGTTGGAATCAATATAGTATTAGTACATGGTGGAGGAGCAGAAATCAATAAAATGCTCGCTAAAGTAGATATAGAAAGTAAGTTTGTAAATGGGCTTAGATATACAGATGAAGAAACTATGGAAATTGTAAAAATGGTCTTAGCTGGAAAAGTAAATAAAGATTTGGTAAACAAGATACATACAAAAGGTGGAAGAGCAGTAGGGCTTTGTGGGATAGATAATAATATGATTTTATGTGACCCATATAAAAATTATGAACTAGGATTTGTTGGAGAAATAAAGAAAGTAAATGTTGAACTTATAGAATCTTGTTTAAAATCAGGATATATTTCAGTGATTGCAACTATTGGGGTTGGAGATGATGGAGAGACTTATAATATAAATGGAGATACAGCAGCATCAGCTATAGCTAAAGAATTAAATGCAGATAAGTTGATACTTCTTACTGATGTGCCAGGTCTTTTAAGAGATCCAGATGAAGAAAAGTCATTGATAACAGAAGTTATACTAAAGGATGTTGATAAGCTATTTGACGAAGGTATAATTACTGGTGGTATGATACCTAAAATACATGGATGTGTAGACGCTTTGAATAATGGAGTAAATAGAGTTCATATTTTAGATGGAAGAGTTCCTCATTCTATAATAACAGAGTTATTTACTGATAGTGGGATAGGTACATTAATAAGAAAAGAAAATGAGTAA
- a CDS encoding aspartate aminotransferase family protein, which yields MNNNNIVSKWEEYFINTYSQPDFIIDYGEGSCFFDTKGNKYIDFTSGYGVSSLGYSNNNLKIALKEQVDKLLHTSNLYFNEPVLSVGEKIINISGLDKVYFCNSGTEANETAFKIARKYSSDKYGEGRGTIISLKDSFHGRTMMSLMATGMDKYHKYFYPLPEGFKYVEKNDIEDFKNNIDSTVCAVILEAVQGEGGVNVLEKDYILELIKICEEKDIAVIFDEVQCGIARTGKLFGYEYFDVKPDIVTIAKGLGAGIPIGGVLVNEKFSKVLGKGDQGTTFGGNLLAMVAASVVLDEISKEGFYKDVLEKGDYIRKTIENFNSTIVVKTKGMGLMIGVETTIESSIIEEKARKKGLLVLTAGKNVIRFLPPLTISYKEINEALEILEDVLLEVN from the coding sequence ATAAATAACAATAATATAGTTTCAAAATGGGAGGAATATTTCATAAACACATATAGCCAACCTGATTTTATTATAGACTATGGCGAAGGTAGCTGCTTTTTTGATACTAAAGGCAATAAATATATAGATTTTACAAGTGGATATGGAGTATCTTCTCTTGGATATAGTAATAATAATCTAAAAATTGCTTTAAAGGAGCAAGTGGACAAATTATTACATACATCAAACCTATATTTCAATGAGCCAGTGTTGTCTGTAGGAGAAAAAATAATTAATATAAGTGGATTAGATAAAGTATATTTTTGCAACTCTGGAACAGAAGCAAATGAAACCGCTTTTAAAATAGCAAGAAAGTACAGTAGTGATAAATATGGTGAGGGAAGAGGTACAATCATAAGCTTAAAGGATTCTTTTCATGGTAGAACGATGATGTCTTTAATGGCAACTGGTATGGATAAGTATCATAAATATTTTTATCCACTTCCAGAAGGATTTAAATATGTAGAAAAAAATGATATTGAGGATTTTAAAAATAATATTGACTCAACTGTTTGTGCAGTAATTCTTGAAGCAGTTCAAGGCGAAGGTGGAGTAAATGTTCTCGAAAAAGATTATATTTTAGAACTTATAAAAATATGTGAAGAAAAAGATATAGCAGTAATTTTTGATGAAGTTCAATGTGGTATAGCAAGAACAGGAAAACTTTTTGGATATGAATATTTTGATGTAAAACCAGATATTGTTACAATTGCAAAAGGTTTAGGAGCTGGAATACCAATAGGAGGAGTATTAGTAAATGAAAAATTTTCAAAAGTTTTAGGGAAAGGAGATCAAGGTACAACATTTGGAGGTAATTTATTAGCCATGGTGGCAGCTTCTGTCGTGTTAGATGAAATATCTAAAGAAGGATTTTATAAAGATGTATTAGAAAAAGGGGATTATATAAGAAAAACTATTGAAAACTTTAATAGTACAATCGTAGTAAAAACAAAAGGTATGGGTTTGATGATAGGAGTAGAAACTACTATTGAATCGAGCATTATAGAAGAAAAAGCTAGAAAAAAAGGACTACTTGTTTTAACTGCTGGTAAGAATGTGATTAGATTTTTACCACCTTTAACGATTAGTTATAAGGAGATAAATGAAGCTCTTGAAATTTTAGAAGATGTACTACTAGAAGTTAATTAA
- the argF gene encoding ornithine carbamoyltransferase, translated as MNNISLKGKSFLTLKDFTKEEIRYLLTLSSYLKTKKKVGIKGDLLQGKNIALLFEKTSTRTRCSFEVAAHDEGAHVTYLGPNDCHMGKKESVSDTAKVLGRFYDGIEFRGFKQETVESLAKYSGVPVWNGLTDEYHPTQILADFLTVIENVDKDLNKVKFVYVGDARNNMGNSLMIGCAKMGIHFVALAPKELWPNEKLVEDMKEIAKKSKGDILLTENIDDVKSADVIYTDVWVSMGEEEQYEARINQLKDYQVNMDMIKKTENENVIFLHCLPAFHDLETKVGQEIYEKFGLSELEVTDEVFNSKHSKVFEEAENRMHTIKAVMVSTMTDVNMNNNLI; from the coding sequence ATGAATAATATAAGTTTAAAAGGAAAGAGTTTTTTAACATTAAAGGATTTTACAAAAGAGGAAATTAGATATTTATTAACTTTATCTAGTTATTTAAAAACTAAGAAGAAGGTTGGTATAAAAGGAGATTTGTTGCAAGGTAAAAACATAGCACTATTGTTTGAAAAGACATCAACAAGAACTAGATGTTCGTTTGAGGTAGCTGCTCATGATGAAGGTGCTCATGTAACTTATCTAGGCCCTAATGATTGTCATATGGGGAAAAAAGAATCTGTGTCTGATACAGCAAAAGTTTTAGGAAGATTTTATGATGGTATAGAATTTAGAGGATTTAAGCAGGAAACGGTTGAAAGTCTAGCAAAATACTCTGGAGTACCTGTTTGGAATGGTCTTACAGATGAATATCATCCAACTCAAATACTTGCAGATTTTCTAACAGTAATTGAAAATGTAGATAAGGATTTAAATAAAGTCAAATTTGTGTATGTTGGGGATGCTAGAAATAATATGGGTAATTCATTGATGATAGGATGTGCTAAAATGGGAATTCATTTTGTAGCACTTGCTCCTAAAGAACTTTGGCCAAATGAAAAGTTAGTTGAAGATATGAAAGAGATAGCTAAAAAGTCTAAAGGAGATATATTGTTAACTGAAAATATTGATGATGTAAAAAGTGCTGATGTTATATATACAGATGTATGGGTTTCTATGGGAGAAGAAGAACAGTATGAAGCAAGAATAAATCAACTTAAAGATTATCAAGTAAATATGGATATGATAAAGAAAACTGAAAATGAAAATGTTATATTTTTACATTGTCTCCCAGCTTTCCATGATTTAGAAACTAAAGTTGGTCAAGAGATTTATGAAAAGTTTGGATTATCAGAATTAGAGGTTACTGATGAGGTATTTAATTCTAAGCATTCAAAAGTATTTGAGGAGGCAGAAAATAGAATGCATACTATAAAGGCTGTTATGGTTTCTACTATGACTGATGTAAATATGAATAATAATTTAATATAA
- a CDS encoding M20/M25/M40 family metallo-hydrolase: protein MCQNRKLSYTNELSFENVPIPCSDKITKVIEKSFVDLNLNPFYIYSGAGHDAQEMDNITNIGMVFIRCTDGISHNPNENVTVKDLDIAVKIFLKILDNLNLK from the coding sequence ATATGTCAAAATAGAAAACTTAGTTATACAAATGAACTCTCTTTTGAAAATGTCCCTATACCATGTTCTGATAAAATAACAAAAGTTATAGAAAAAAGTTTTGTGGATTTAAATCTCAACCCATTTTATATTTATAGTGGTGCAGGTCATGATGCTCAAGAAATGGATAATATAACTAATATAGGTATGGTATTTATAAGATGTACTGATGGTATAAGTCATAATCCTAATGAAAATGTTACTGTGAAAGATTTAGATATTGCTGTAAAAATATTTTTAAAAATACTAGACAATCTTAATCTAAAATAA